Proteins from one Clostridium cellulovorans 743B genomic window:
- a CDS encoding IS982-like element ISClce1 family transposase, with product MPEFNKDFIITINNLKDFIVVTYVIIDDFYQKVTPAFIMNRRNIDKSVMSDSEIITLSLVGELLTIDSEKAWFGFCSKNLRDLFPNFCSRTRFHRVRKSLFRVTDAIRKEFMKFLNYQYDRIRIVDSMPIPVCKFGRAHFHKSFKPKAAYGRCASKKETYYGFKLHALVALDGYITDFSITAANIDDRDAVWELIDNSVVNTLIGDKGYIGQKIASQLKEIMDINLLTISRNNSKIKLLKPLRQLIFKARRRIETTFSQLSEQLNIQRVLAKSTWGFATRIVNKILAHNLCYFINKILNIGIDTAKIKTLIFG from the coding sequence ATGCCAGAGTTTAATAAAGATTTTATCATAACAATAAACAACTTAAAAGATTTTATTGTTGTCACTTATGTTATAATTGATGATTTTTACCAAAAGGTAACTCCAGCATTTATTATGAACCGTCGCAATATTGATAAGTCAGTAATGTCTGATAGCGAAATCATTACTTTATCTTTAGTAGGCGAACTCTTAACCATTGACTCTGAAAAAGCTTGGTTTGGGTTTTGTTCTAAAAACTTACGAGATCTGTTCCCTAATTTTTGTAGTAGAACAAGATTTCATAGAGTAAGAAAATCCTTATTTCGAGTCACAGATGCAATACGTAAGGAATTTATGAAATTTCTTAACTATCAATATGATCGAATAAGAATTGTAGATAGTATGCCTATTCCTGTGTGTAAATTTGGTAGAGCTCACTTTCATAAGTCATTTAAGCCGAAGGCTGCCTACGGGCGATGCGCTTCGAAAAAAGAGACATATTACGGCTTCAAATTACATGCATTAGTTGCTTTAGATGGCTATATCACAGACTTCTCTATTACTGCTGCAAACATTGATGATAGAGACGCAGTCTGGGAACTTATAGATAATTCAGTTGTTAATACACTAATAGGCGATAAAGGCTATATAGGTCAAAAGATTGCTTCGCAATTAAAAGAGATAATGGATATTAATCTTCTAACCATAAGTCGTAATAACAGTAAAATTAAACTTTTAAAACCACTTAGGCAACTCATATTCAAGGCTCGTCGTAGAATAGAAACCACTTTTTCTCAGCTCTCCGAGCAATTGAATATACAGAGGGTTCTTGCAAAGTCAACTTGGGGCTTTGCTACAAGAATAGTAAATAAAATATTAGCTCATAATCTTTGTTATTTTATAAATAAAATCTTAAATATAGGTATAGATACAGCAAAGATTAAGACATTAATATTTGGATAA
- a CDS encoding MATE family efflux transporter, translating into MLAGNKTSKSNDEFLTGNIGKLLFMFAFPAVLSWLVAELYNLVDSIFVGHAVGALGVGGISIAFPVQRFFTAIAMLVSIGTCTYVARTLGENDKEKINKIIPNALMILTVVVLVLAIAAFVFIDKLIIMLGSTENIFPYAKTYISIILVGVIFQGLATVMSYILTAFGNTRIVLVSNIVGIVFNTLICDLLTRVFHFGIAGVAVATVVSQTLAFVYVLHVFLKAKETLELKFVIKAEIKIIKTIVFIGFSTFIIEISDAIVSVILNVLLGAIGGDMPIVAIGLITKISMFLFITVIGISSAMQPIAAYNIGAGCKARVKKILDLAMIAATVSSTIVWVITMIFTKQFIGIFVSDIEIIEYTADAFRKVVMIFPILATYYVSIYYYQAKAMVKESFILSILRQLILFIPLAFIMVEIFGVVGAWYAYPVSDLLSFLIALVFMRKQHKVDKLEIEEEMILNSKSSNRIVTA; encoded by the coding sequence ATGTTAGCAGGTAATAAGACCAGCAAGAGTAATGATGAATTCTTAACGGGAAACATAGGTAAATTGTTATTTATGTTTGCATTTCCAGCAGTACTTTCTTGGCTGGTTGCAGAACTGTATAACTTAGTTGATTCTATATTCGTAGGACACGCAGTAGGGGCTCTAGGTGTAGGTGGAATAAGCATAGCTTTCCCTGTTCAAAGATTTTTTACAGCTATAGCAATGTTAGTTTCAATCGGTACTTGCACCTACGTAGCTAGAACTTTAGGAGAGAATGATAAAGAAAAAATTAATAAAATAATACCAAACGCGTTGATGATATTAACTGTGGTTGTTTTAGTATTAGCTATAGCTGCCTTTGTATTTATAGACAAATTAATAATAATGCTTGGTTCAACAGAAAATATTTTCCCTTATGCTAAGACGTACATTTCTATTATTCTAGTTGGAGTAATTTTTCAAGGTTTAGCCACGGTAATGTCATATATTCTTACAGCCTTCGGAAATACTAGAATAGTTTTAGTAAGCAATATAGTGGGAATTGTTTTTAATACTCTTATTTGTGATTTACTTACAAGAGTTTTCCATTTTGGAATAGCTGGTGTAGCTGTAGCCACAGTAGTATCTCAAACATTAGCGTTTGTATATGTTCTGCATGTATTTTTAAAAGCTAAGGAAACCTTAGAATTAAAATTTGTGATAAAAGCGGAAATTAAAATAATCAAGACTATAGTTTTCATAGGATTTTCTACCTTTATAATTGAAATATCTGATGCAATAGTTTCAGTAATCTTAAATGTTTTATTAGGGGCTATAGGTGGAGACATGCCAATAGTTGCTATTGGACTTATAACAAAGATTTCCATGTTCTTATTTATTACAGTTATCGGTATCAGTTCTGCAATGCAACCTATAGCAGCTTACAATATTGGAGCGGGATGCAAAGCAAGAGTTAAAAAGATTTTAGATCTTGCTATGATTGCTGCTACCGTAAGCTCAACAATAGTATGGGTAATAACTATGATATTTACAAAGCAATTTATCGGAATATTTGTAAGTGATATAGAGATAATAGAATATACTGCAGATGCTTTTAGAAAGGTTGTTATGATATTCCCAATATTAGCAACTTATTATGTATCAATATATTACTATCAAGCAAAAGCTATGGTAAAAGAATCATTTATTTTATCTATATTACGTCAACTTATATTATTTATACCATTAGCGTTTATTATGGTAGAAATTTTCGGTGTAGTTGGTGCATGGTATGCATATCCAGTTTCAGACCTTTTAAGCTTCTTAATAGCACTTGTATTTATGAGGAAGCAGCATAAGGTTGATAAGCTTGAAATTGAAGAAGAAATGATTTTGAATAGTAAAAGCAGCAATAGAATAGTTACTGCATAA
- a CDS encoding uracil-DNA glycosylase, with translation MVNINNDWDELLKDEFEKDYYKKLRGFLVEEYKTHTIYPDKHDIFTAIKTTAYKDVKVVILGQDPYHGPNQAFGMAFAVKPGVKTPPSLVNIYKELNSDLGCFIPNNGYLVPWAKQGVLLLNAVLTVRENSPNSHKGKGWELLTDKIIQLLNEREEPIVFLIWGNPAKEKLKFITNKHHLILTTVHPSPLSASRGFFGCKHFSKTNEFLKSKGMEPIDWQIPMI, from the coding sequence ATGGTGAATATAAATAATGATTGGGACGAATTGTTAAAGGACGAATTTGAAAAAGATTATTATAAAAAACTTAGGGGATTTTTAGTTGAGGAATATAAGACACATACAATATATCCAGACAAACATGACATATTTACGGCAATTAAGACCACTGCGTATAAAGATGTTAAAGTAGTAATTTTGGGACAGGACCCATATCATGGACCAAATCAAGCCTTTGGCATGGCTTTTGCTGTAAAACCTGGAGTTAAGACTCCACCATCACTTGTAAATATATATAAGGAACTGAATTCTGACTTGGGATGTTTTATTCCCAATAATGGATACTTAGTGCCTTGGGCAAAACAAGGAGTATTACTTTTAAATGCAGTTTTAACTGTAAGAGAAAATTCTCCTAATTCTCATAAAGGTAAGGGATGGGAATTGTTAACGGATAAAATTATTCAGCTTTTAAATGAAAGAGAAGAGCCAATAGTATTCTTAATATGGGGAAACCCAGCAAAAGAAAAGTTGAAATTTATAACAAATAAACATCATCTAATATTAACCACAGTACATCCAAGTCCATTGTCAGCTTCAAGAGGTTTCTTTGGGTGTAAGCATTTTTCCAAAACCAATGAGTTTTTAAAAAGCAAAGGAATGGAACCTATAGATTGGCAAATTCCTATGATATAA
- a CDS encoding ABC transporter permease has product MFKRIKELRNYKELIWNFTSRDLKLKYKNSALGFIWSLLNPLMMMVVYTIAFKFIMKQDIENFSMYILTGILPWSFFQASIIGGTRCIIDNAQLVKKVYFPREIIPFSMVLTNMINYLITLVIVFLGLFISKIHIGPHLLLLPIVLLLFFIFTYGLVLLLSSLDVIYRDIFHFVEVVFMAWIYLTPVVYTVDQAKELKWLFYFNPMYYPIQSIRDTLMYDRISYNYLLAMALIAFVTLFVGYKSFIKIEKVFAEEI; this is encoded by the coding sequence ATGTTTAAGAGGATTAAAGAACTTCGAAATTATAAAGAACTTATATGGAATTTTACGTCTAGAGATTTAAAACTCAAATACAAGAATTCAGCTTTAGGATTTATATGGTCATTATTAAACCCATTGATGATGATGGTTGTATATACGATAGCTTTCAAATTTATTATGAAACAGGATATTGAAAATTTCTCAATGTACATATTAACAGGTATATTACCGTGGTCATTTTTCCAGGCTTCTATAATTGGTGGTACAAGATGTATAATCGATAATGCTCAGTTAGTTAAAAAAGTTTATTTTCCACGAGAAATTATTCCTTTTTCAATGGTCTTAACTAATATGATAAATTATTTAATAACATTAGTTATTGTATTTTTAGGTCTATTTATATCCAAAATACATATAGGACCGCATTTATTATTGTTGCCTATAGTATTATTATTATTTTTCATATTTACCTATGGACTAGTTTTACTTTTATCATCGCTAGATGTTATCTATAGAGATATATTTCATTTTGTAGAAGTAGTGTTTATGGCTTGGATTTATTTAACACCAGTTGTTTACACTGTGGACCAAGCCAAAGAATTAAAATGGTTATTTTATTTTAACCCTATGTATTATCCTATACAAAGTATAAGAGATACACTTATGTATGATAGAATAAGCTACAATTATTTATTAGCTATGGCACTTATAGCTTTTGTTACACTATTTGTAGGATATAAGTCATTTATAAAAATTGAAAAAGTATTCGCAGAAGAAATATAA
- a CDS encoding ABC transporter ATP-binding protein yields the protein MVVIEFKNVSKSFKIFKNKSYSIKEKFIGKLLRRAPLEVEEYPVLTDVSFKINKGETVGIIGQNGTGKSTTLKLISKILYQDKGEVTTNGSISALLEVGAGFQQDLTGRENVFLYGSILGLSKKEISDKYDEIVEFSELRDFMNNPVKNYSSGMYMRLAFSVAIHVNPDILVIDEVLAVGDAAFQKKCINKILSFKEQQKTIVFVSHDMSAVKKICDRVFFIKKGGEMIEGTPDEMIDLYYRIGNQ from the coding sequence ATGGTGGTTATAGAATTTAAGAATGTTAGTAAAAGTTTTAAAATCTTTAAAAATAAATCATATTCCATTAAGGAAAAATTTATAGGAAAGCTCCTGAGAAGAGCTCCTTTAGAGGTTGAAGAATATCCAGTTCTTACAGATGTTTCTTTCAAAATCAATAAAGGAGAGACTGTAGGAATAATAGGACAGAATGGTACTGGTAAGAGTACTACTTTAAAGTTAATCTCTAAAATATTATATCAAGATAAAGGTGAAGTAACTACAAATGGTAGTATCTCTGCTCTTCTTGAAGTTGGAGCAGGTTTTCAACAGGATTTAACAGGAAGAGAAAATGTGTTTTTATATGGTTCTATTCTTGGATTAAGTAAAAAAGAAATATCAGATAAATATGATGAAATAGTAGAATTCTCTGAATTAAGAGATTTTATGAATAATCCAGTTAAGAATTATTCATCGGGTATGTATATGAGACTTGCTTTTTCTGTGGCTATACATGTTAATCCAGATATTTTAGTTATAGATGAAGTTTTAGCAGTAGGAGATGCTGCATTTCAAAAAAAATGTATTAACAAAATATTAAGCTTTAAGGAGCAACAAAAAACTATAGTGTTTGTTTCCCATGATATGAGTGCTGTTAAAAAAATCTGTGATAGAGTATTTTTTATTAAAAAGGGTGGAGAAATGATTGAAGGAACGCCTGACGAAATGATCGACTTATATTATAGAATAGGAAATCAATAA
- a CDS encoding glycosyltransferase family 2 protein has translation MDKKKNKTSSAEKDISKSFYINDMEHVICEDHIKKHTISRKTSYTYSFKVNNHNMKSLKIKIDCKGVKKGFVLLKMANELNELVVSTCTDIREVGKDSWIEFNFPAILTHSNKYLTLIVEFDGDKEIALLLGRRDLPCVKYTYEKLSEEIEDAIERYTYRLDEIYNSSGWKVLAGVYKFRDKVVRPVLKIIKKPFKVIKFILKLFKPSNIKNAAKVLKNDGFKALIRLIINKSRETEDNRFNYELWLKTHDVTNEQIDRQRDYKFDYEPKISILVPTYNTPENFLVEMIESVNEQTYTNWELCIADASNNEETRKVLARYEGDPKIPIKYLDENKGISGNTNEAATLVTGEYIALFDHDDLLMPNALFEIVKVINKDREVDFIYTDEDKTDETSTRRFDPHFKPDFAIDTFRSNNYICHFTTMKRELFDSVGGFRKEYDGAQDFDLFLRTTEKAKKIVHIPKVVYHWRVHQNSTAGAGEAKLYAFEAGKNAIQDSLDRNGIKGTVEMGKYLGIYNIRYELESTPLVSILIPTKDHIEDLDRCIKSIIEKSTYKNYEIIVIENNSTESETFKYYDTLKNYSNIKVVEWKDEFNYSAINNFGVKNASGEVFLLLNNDVEVINGDWIERMLQYAQREDVGAVGAKLYYPNDTIQHGGVIVGLGGIANHAHKHFHREAPGYFARLNFVQNFSAVTAACLMVRRDVYEKLNGLDEDLKVAFNDVDFCLRIRALDKLIVWTPFAELYHHESISRGVEDTPEKIERFKGEIRFMEKRWGKFIKAGDPYYNPNLTMSREDYSLNFHLKNS, from the coding sequence ATGGATAAGAAGAAAAATAAAACTAGTAGTGCAGAGAAAGATATTAGTAAGTCGTTCTATATTAACGATATGGAACATGTAATATGTGAAGACCATATAAAGAAGCACACTATATCTAGAAAAACGTCATATACGTATTCTTTTAAGGTAAATAATCATAATATGAAGTCCTTAAAAATTAAGATTGATTGTAAGGGTGTAAAAAAAGGATTTGTGCTCCTAAAGATGGCAAATGAATTAAACGAATTGGTCGTAAGCACATGTACAGATATTAGAGAGGTAGGTAAGGATTCTTGGATAGAGTTCAATTTTCCAGCTATCCTTACTCATTCTAATAAGTATTTAACTTTGATTGTAGAATTCGATGGAGATAAAGAAATTGCTTTACTGTTGGGCAGAAGGGATTTACCTTGTGTAAAATACACTTATGAAAAGCTAAGTGAAGAAATTGAAGATGCTATTGAAAGATACACATATAGGTTGGATGAGATATACAATTCTAGTGGTTGGAAAGTTTTGGCTGGTGTTTATAAATTCAGAGATAAAGTTGTAAGACCAGTCTTAAAAATAATCAAAAAACCGTTTAAAGTTATAAAGTTCATATTGAAGTTATTTAAGCCATCTAACATTAAGAACGCAGCTAAGGTATTGAAAAATGACGGATTTAAGGCGTTAATAAGATTAATTATTAATAAATCTAGGGAAACTGAAGATAACAGATTTAACTATGAATTATGGCTAAAGACCCATGATGTCACCAATGAGCAAATTGACAGACAAAGAGATTATAAATTTGATTACGAGCCTAAAATAAGTATATTAGTTCCTACTTACAATACCCCAGAGAATTTCTTAGTTGAAATGATTGAATCAGTTAATGAGCAAACCTATACAAATTGGGAGTTGTGTATAGCTGATGCAAGTAATAACGAAGAAACTAGAAAGGTATTAGCTAGATATGAAGGGGATCCAAAGATACCTATAAAATATTTAGATGAGAATAAGGGTATATCAGGAAATACAAACGAAGCAGCAACTCTTGTTACTGGTGAATATATTGCACTATTTGATCATGATGATTTACTTATGCCTAATGCACTTTTTGAAATTGTTAAAGTAATTAACAAAGATAGAGAAGTTGATTTTATATATACTGATGAAGATAAAACTGATGAAACTTCGACTAGAAGATTTGATCCACATTTTAAACCTGATTTTGCTATCGATACTTTTAGAAGCAATAATTACATATGTCATTTTACTACTATGAAGAGAGAATTATTCGATAGTGTTGGTGGCTTCAGAAAAGAATATGATGGAGCTCAAGATTTTGATTTATTTTTAAGAACTACGGAAAAAGCAAAGAAGATTGTGCATATTCCTAAAGTTGTATATCATTGGAGAGTTCATCAAAACTCCACTGCTGGAGCTGGTGAAGCTAAGTTATATGCTTTTGAAGCAGGTAAAAATGCTATTCAAGATAGCTTAGATAGAAATGGTATTAAGGGAACTGTTGAAATGGGAAAATATCTTGGTATATATAACATAAGATATGAACTTGAGAGCACACCATTAGTTTCTATATTAATCCCTACAAAAGACCATATAGAAGATTTAGATAGATGTATTAAATCAATCATTGAAAAAAGTACTTATAAGAATTATGAGATTATTGTAATTGAAAATAATAGTACAGAATCAGAAACTTTTAAATATTATGATACTTTAAAGAATTATTCTAATATAAAGGTTGTAGAATGGAAGGATGAATTTAACTATTCTGCAATTAACAATTTTGGTGTAAAAAATGCAAGTGGTGAAGTATTCCTTTTACTTAATAATGATGTTGAAGTTATCAATGGTGATTGGATAGAGAGAATGCTACAATATGCACAAAGAGAAGATGTTGGAGCAGTAGGGGCTAAGCTTTACTACCCTAACGATACAATTCAACATGGCGGAGTAATAGTTGGACTTGGTGGAATAGCTAACCATGCTCATAAGCATTTCCATAGAGAGGCACCAGGATATTTTGCAAGACTTAATTTTGTACAAAATTTCAGTGCTGTTACAGCTGCATGTCTAATGGTTAGAAGAGATGTTTATGAAAAATTAAATGGATTGGATGAAGACTTAAAGGTAGCATTTAATGATGTTGATTTTTGTCTTAGAATTAGAGCATTAGATAAACTTATCGTTTGGACACCATTTGCAGAGTTATATCATCACGAATCTATAAGTAGAGGGGTTGAAGATACTCCTGAAAAAATTGAACGCTTTAAAGGTGAAATTAGATTTATGGAAAAACGCTGGGGTAAATTTATAAAGGCTGGAGATCCATATTACAATCCTAATTTAACCATGAGTAGAGAAGATTATTCGTTAAATTTTCATCTTAAAAACTCCTAA
- a CDS encoding glycosyltransferase family 2 protein: MRKIAAVVVLYNPTNNILDNIKSYINEVEILYAIDNSDKENRKLIGEIKNIEKVKYISLNGNRGIAKALNVGAEAALEQGFSWLLTMDQDSKASDKMVTRLYDFIASDKVENIGIVAPFPGSRLKPVPETDKEYERMDVVMTSGNLLSLEGYKKTGSFKDDFFIDYVDSEYCLRLRDNGYEIVQVNTIILDHNLGDIKRNGFGPFKFTTTNHSAFRRYYITRNRMWMWDKYKDKYENYISYDRNCFYKETIKIVLGEKDKLKKLKNIYRGYRDYKKNVLGKMSSK; this comes from the coding sequence ATGAGAAAAATTGCTGCCGTTGTTGTTCTATATAATCCTACAAATAATATTTTAGACAATATAAAATCATATATTAATGAAGTAGAGATACTTTACGCAATAGATAATTCAGATAAAGAAAACAGAAAACTTATAGGTGAAATAAAAAATATAGAAAAAGTAAAATATATATCATTGAATGGCAACAGAGGGATAGCAAAAGCCCTAAATGTAGGTGCAGAAGCAGCTTTGGAACAAGGCTTTTCATGGCTTTTAACGATGGATCAAGATAGCAAAGCTAGTGACAAAATGGTAACAAGGTTATATGATTTTATAGCTAGTGATAAGGTTGAAAACATTGGTATTGTGGCTCCATTCCCGGGAAGTAGATTAAAGCCTGTGCCAGAAACCGATAAAGAATATGAACGTATGGACGTAGTTATGACTTCAGGCAACTTGTTGAGCTTGGAAGGGTATAAAAAAACAGGCTCATTTAAAGATGATTTTTTTATAGATTATGTTGATAGTGAGTACTGCCTTAGATTAAGAGACAATGGCTATGAAATAGTTCAAGTTAATACTATAATACTCGACCATAATCTTGGAGACATAAAGAGAAATGGTTTCGGACCATTTAAATTTACAACAACTAATCATAGTGCTTTCCGCAGATACTATATAACTAGAAATAGAATGTGGATGTGGGATAAATATAAAGACAAATATGAAAATTATATTTCTTATGATAGAAATTGTTTTTATAAAGAGACTATAAAGATAGTTTTAGGTGAAAAGGATAAGCTTAAGAAATTGAAGAATATTTATAGAGGCTATAGAGATTATAAAAAAAATGTACTTGGAAAAATGAGTAGTAAGTAG
- a CDS encoding glycosyltransferase family 4 protein — protein sequence MAVKTCVLSFTNPYSGKKDGGKIDIGNRMKALSLMDTSIDLYTKTKENEETRPIPKEVKLNRIYTSNQANKLTYLLGKLPLSVQNKYSKKFAEILKKNKYDLAILEGEHMFEFVLKDDVRAKRKFIRMHDIESLYRKELSYSTDNKLVSLLQNRDSKKYKNLEDSIVDYFDKFLFISKSELDVFSQTYPLGKEKFVWMPPAVPFKENINYSNAKRNKILYFGDLGVSHNIKGIQWFLEKVYEDLVKLSPEVQIDIIGNASDEFKNMLSTYSNVTAHGYVDDLNSFIDEASCIICPINHGAGVKIKLVESLGMGKIVIATPKAVEGTDFENLKELIITEDPMEFSKYCIEVSKEHEKYHYLAANALNSIKDKYSLEAQGKLIIDLYNEIEGKDFND from the coding sequence ATGGCCGTTAAAACTTGCGTATTATCCTTTACAAACCCATACTCAGGAAAAAAAGATGGTGGTAAGATTGATATAGGCAATAGGATGAAAGCTTTATCACTTATGGATACTTCCATTGATTTATATACAAAAACTAAAGAGAATGAAGAAACAAGACCGATCCCTAAGGAAGTTAAACTAAATAGGATATATACATCTAATCAAGCTAATAAGTTAACATATTTACTAGGAAAACTTCCACTTAGTGTTCAAAATAAATATTCAAAAAAATTTGCAGAAATTCTTAAAAAGAACAAGTATGATTTGGCTATTCTCGAGGGTGAGCATATGTTTGAATTTGTCCTTAAGGATGATGTTAGAGCTAAAAGAAAATTCATTAGAATGCATGATATAGAAAGTTTATATAGAAAAGAGTTATCCTATTCAACGGATAATAAACTTGTATCCTTACTTCAAAATAGAGATTCTAAAAAATATAAAAATTTAGAGGATAGCATTGTAGATTATTTTGATAAGTTCCTTTTTATATCTAAGTCAGAATTAGATGTTTTTTCACAGACTTATCCTTTGGGAAAGGAAAAGTTCGTTTGGATGCCACCAGCAGTGCCTTTTAAGGAAAATATAAACTACAGTAATGCCAAAAGAAATAAAATTTTATATTTTGGTGATTTAGGTGTTTCTCATAATATAAAAGGCATTCAATGGTTTTTGGAGAAGGTATATGAAGATCTTGTAAAATTATCACCAGAAGTTCAAATTGATATAATAGGAAACGCAAGTGATGAATTTAAGAACATGTTATCCACATACTCTAATGTTACGGCTCATGGTTATGTGGATGATTTGAATAGTTTTATTGATGAAGCATCTTGTATTATATGTCCTATAAATCATGGAGCAGGAGTAAAAATAAAACTTGTGGAGTCTTTAGGAATGGGTAAAATAGTTATAGCCACACCAAAAGCAGTAGAAGGTACAGATTTTGAGAACCTAAAGGAATTAATAATCACTGAAGATCCAATGGAATTTTCTAAGTATTGTATAGAAGTTTCAAAAGAGCACGAAAAATATCATTATCTTGCGGCTAACGCTTTAAACAGTATAAAGGATAAATATTCCTTAGAAGCTCAAGGTAAGCTTATTATAGATTTATACAATGAAATTGAAGGGAAGGATTTTAATGATTAA
- a CDS encoding glycosyltransferase family 2 protein, translated as MINPLVAIILVNFNNKNDTEECIESLLKENYDNKKIIVVDNGSKDGSITELKRQFENKVIFIENQDNLGFSCANNQGIELALKENAQYIMLLNNDTVVEQEFIKPMLEVAERKNCIVSPKIPYYDEKNILWSCGGEFRWKKGTTHNRGINEVDNGQFDEEKEVDFASGCCLFIPRKILETVGMLSDEYFLYYEDTDYCLKAKHAGFKIVYTPKAVVYHKVSRTMGGAESPTVLYYSNRNRLYFNDKYNKQHKHKFLLYFYGTRMVKISLLAIKGEKDKVSAIKEGIYDYKRRKIGKRA; from the coding sequence ATGATTAACCCCTTAGTAGCTATTATTTTGGTGAATTTTAATAATAAGAATGATACAGAGGAATGCATAGAATCCTTATTAAAGGAGAACTACGACAATAAAAAAATCATAGTTGTAGATAACGGATCAAAGGATGGATCTATAACTGAACTAAAAAGGCAATTTGAAAACAAAGTTATATTTATAGAGAATCAAGATAATTTAGGCTTTTCATGTGCTAATAATCAAGGCATAGAATTGGCCTTAAAAGAAAATGCTCAATACATAATGCTTTTAAATAATGACACTGTTGTAGAACAAGAATTTATCAAACCTATGCTAGAAGTAGCGGAAAGAAAGAATTGCATAGTAAGTCCAAAGATACCTTATTATGATGAGAAAAATATTCTTTGGTCTTGTGGCGGAGAGTTTAGATGGAAAAAGGGAACAACTCATAATAGAGGAATAAATGAAGTAGATAATGGTCAATTTGATGAAGAAAAAGAAGTGGATTTTGCATCAGGTTGTTGCTTATTTATTCCAAGAAAAATTCTTGAGACAGTAGGTATGCTCAGTGACGAGTATTTCTTATATTATGAGGATACAGATTATTGTCTAAAGGCAAAGCATGCGGGCTTTAAGATAGTTTATACACCAAAAGCTGTAGTATATCATAAGGTAAGTAGAACTATGGGGGGAGCTGAATCGCCTACAGTTTTATATTATAGTAATAGAAATAGATTATATTTTAACGATAAGTATAATAAACAACATAAACATAAGTTTTTATTATATTTTTATGGAACGAGAATGGTTAAGATATCATTGCTTGCTATAAAAGGGGAAAAAGATAAGGTTTCTGCGATAAAAGAAGGTATATACGATTATAAGAGAAGAAAGATAGGAAAAAGAGCGTAA